A region of Papilio machaon chromosome 22, ilPapMach1.1, whole genome shotgun sequence DNA encodes the following proteins:
- the LOC106715100 gene encoding uncharacterized protein LOC106715100 isoform X4, which yields MLLKRNILEELTIISCGGALICIILNYVTNISPITGIWFHLYLITVFVISVLFSFKFIQWLLHLNKPIKYDIEGLVKKYPSLSFLPGILPRTERKICKEPKEYDINELSIISTVLERKLVSSWYMTYISPEIGFPFACKQMLDQMITKTFQICEKIDTKDVYVDICAVLTSHLKEYNKALKRHEESPTNSVESLYKKTHPISNPSNEKKYESADHCVNLLRVVLKELIPWELWDTPQSEILVRVLSKKLDNFIDSTLADPIWLNDKLLSIIKVNKNEEKLEPLVQEESKETEIITTEEIYTEINPLFSNVEPTSLNIDPVPTKKCVEEGKEEFQERMESIIEEKAVQSTEPMDIKASPILRQRRGRQGKNEVKIYDRVIEGSMKTWETDMDLQCISLGQDLLASLDGEITLSRLWGQDVDPDGSPNPPRAKSPQPFWFGEEDAIELECGDNSPQKASEPSPVKKESSPKPAELLKDIQSTVHHAKSKIGDLQVPYTHIDVPRKHSSDEAAGMMEGLLDFGIAGIKKGLRFTGLSDDSQEKSPSHQVKDKASEKISPPQDIVRKPIQEHRDIATTSGHNENGAVPHLVKQHRVTSQDSMGRRAGSWPPQETGGESPEPEYEEAADLSTSIAKLRCLLQQRAETSQSEEIWWEGAEETRGRTQQHHSSRPVDTATLADEYDMNMERNSSPGQTSNNMQRLDKLFQRTVTGVFNSIKTAVGAEGAEGAEGEGAPRPRDWHYICTSPDLSVGGAVARLVGARRALGHVDSALDPLQPPATPPSPEVPPADFEEWCSSAGAGWSGACAVAGAAGLCRSHVAFRLATLLFADLAESLLASWLDELSAWLRQQVFVVFQQLSGEELDLTSKGGQLRPFDVEETCAAIVAVIPEVYVFSEESISAAVRLSVSSLRHKDLNKDLIFRALDLMVARFKHSAGITSSSFDAN from the exons ATGTTactgaaaagaaatatattagaaGAATTAACTATCATATCGTGTGGCGGCGCacttatttgtataatacttaattatgtcacaaatatttctCCTATAACCGGAATATGGtttcatttgtatttaattacagtCTTCGTGATTTCCGTGCTATTTAGCTTCAAATTTATTCAGTGGCTGTTACATCTGAACAAACcaattaaatatgatattgaGGGATTGGTTAAAAAGTATCCGTCACTTTCTTTTCTACCCGGAATTTTGCCTCGCACTGAAAGAAAGATATGTAAAGAACCGAAAGAATATGATATAAACGAACTCAGTATTATATCTACAGTGTTGGAAAGGAAATTGGTTTCGTCATGGTACATGACATATATTTCGCCTGAAATCGGCTTTCCTTTTGCTTGTAAACAAATGTTGGATCAAATGATTACCAAGACGTTTCAG ATATGTGAAAAAATTGATACTAAAGATGTTTATGTTGACATCTGTGCAGTACTAACAAGCCATTTAAAAGAGTATAACAAAGCATTGAAGAGACATGAGGAGTCACCAACCAACTCTGTGGAGTCATTGTACAAGAAAACTCACCCTATATCCAATCCATCTAATGAAAAGAAGTATGAATCAGCTGATCATTGTGTAAATTTGCTCCGTGTTGTATTAAAGGAACTTATTCCATGGGAATTATGGGATACCCCACAATCAGAAATCCTTGTTAGAGTGTTATCTAAAAAACTagacaattttattgatagtACATTAGCTGATCCAATATGGTTGAATGATAAGTTGCTATCAATAATAAAGGTCAacaaaaatgaagaaaaacttGAACCTCTGGTACAAGAAGAATCTAAAGAAACAGAAATTATTACTACTGAAGAAATATACACAGAAATCAATCCGTTATTCTCTAATGTAGAGCCTACTTCATTAAATATAGATCCAGTTCCAACTAAAAAATGTGTGGAAGAAGGAAAAGAAGAGTTTCAAGAGAGAATGGAGAGTATCATAGAAGAGAAAGCAGTTCAGAGTACAGAGCCAATGGACATCAAAGCATCTCCAATACTTAGACAGAGACGGGGTCGTCAGGGCAAGAATGAAGTTAAGATTTATGATAGAGTTATTGAAG GAAGCATGAAGACTTGGGAGACAGATATGGACCTGCAGTGTATCAGCCTGGGACAGGATCTACTGGCCAGTTTGGACGGGGAGATCACCCTCAGCAGGCTGTGGGGCCAGGATGTGGACCCTGATGGTAGCCCCAACCCACCAAGAGCTAAATCACCTCAGCCTTTTTGGTTTG GTGAAGAAGATGCAATAGAGTTAGAGTGTGGTGACAACAGCCCTCAGAAAGCGAGCGAGCCGAGTCCCGTAAAGAAGGAAAGCAGCCCCAAGCCGGCAGAACTCCTCAAGGACATCCAGAGCACGGTCCACCACGCCAAGTCCAAGATAGGAGACCTACAGGTCCCATACACACACATAGATGTGCCCCGCAAGCATTCCAGT GACGAGGCGGCCGGCATGATGGAGGGACTTTTGGACTTCGGCATCGCAGGTATCAAGAAAGGTCTGCGCTTCACCGGACTCAGTGATGACTCACAA GAGAAATCTCCATCGCATCAGGTCAAGGATAAGGCATCTGAGAAGATCTCTCCCCCGCAGGATATAGTTAGGAAACCTATACAGGAGCACAGGGATATTGCCACCACGTCTGGACACA ATGAAAATGGTGCCGTCCCACATTTGGTGAAGCAACATCGAGTGACATCACAGGACAGCAtg GGTAGACGAGCGGGCAGCTGGCCCCCACAGGAGACTGGGGGGGAGTCCCCGGAGCCCGAGTACGAGGAGGCGGCCGACCTGTCCACCAGCATCGCCAAGTTGCGGTGTCTGCTGCAGCAGCGCGCTGAGACCTCGCA ATCTGAAGAGATCTGGTGGGAGGGCGCGGAGGAGACTCGCGGCAGGACGCAGCAGCATCACTCCTCGCGTCCTGTCGACACCGCCACCCTCGCCG ATGAGTACGACATGAACATGGAGAGAAATTCCTCACCGGGACAAACGTCTAACAACATGCAGCGCTTAGACAA GTTGTTCCAACGTACAGTGACGGGCGTGTTCAACTCTATAAAGACGGCTGTGGGCGCGGAGGGCGCAGAGGGAGCTGAAGGCGAGGGCGCGCCTCGGCCCCGAGACTGGCACTATATATGCACCTCGCCGGACCTCAGC GTGGGGGGTGCTGTGGCGAGGCTGGtgggggcgcggcgggcgctgGGCCACGTGGACTCAGCGCTGGACCCCCTGCAGCCCCCCGCCACTCCGCCCTCGCCCGAAGTGCCGCCCGCCGACTTCG AGGAGTGGTGCAGCAGCGCGGGCGCGGGGTGGAGCGGCGCGTGCGCAgtggcgggcgcggcgggccTGTGTCGCTCACACGTCGCCTTCCGCCTCGCCACGCTACTCTTTGCTG ACCTAGCGGAATCTCTGCTGGCGTCGTGGCTGGACGAGCTAAGCGCGTGGCTGCGGCAGCAGGTGTTCGTAGTGTTCCAGCAGCTGTCCGGTGAGGAGCTGGACCTCACCAGCAAGGGTGGTCAGCTGCGCCCCTTTGATGTTGAAGAGACGTGTGCCGCTATCGTGGCGGTTATCCCCG AGGTGTACGTGTTCAGCGAGGAGTCTATCTCAGCTGCAGTACGTCTCTCGGTGTCCAGTCTACGTCACAAGGACCTCAACAAGGACCTGATCTTCCGCGCCCTGGACCTCATGGTGGCGCGCTTCAAGCACTCCGCCGGCATCACCTCCAGCTCCTTCGATGCCAACTAA
- the LOC106715100 gene encoding uncharacterized protein LOC106715100 isoform X3: MLLKRNILEELTIISCGGALICIILNYVTNISPITGIWFHLYLITVFVISVLFSFKFIQWLLHLNKPIKYDIEGLVKKYPSLSFLPGILPRTERKICKEPKEYDINELSIISTVLERKLVSSWYMTYISPEIGFPFACKQMLDQMITKTFQICEKIDTKDVYVDICAVLTSHLKEYNKALKRHEESPTNSVESLYKKTHPISNPSNEKKYESADHCVNLLRVVLKELIPWELWDTPQSEILVRVLSKKLDNFIDSTLADPIWLNDKLLSIIKVNKNEEKLEPLVQEESKETEIITTEEIYTEINPLFSNVEPTSLNIDPVPTKKCVEEGKEEFQERMESIIEEKAVQSTEPMDIKASPILRQRRGRQGKNEVKIYDRVIEGSMKTWETDMDLQCISLGQDLLASLDGEITLSRLWGQDVDPDGSPNPPRAKSPQPFWFGEEDAIELECGDNSPQKASEPSPVKKESSPKPAELLKDIQSTVHHAKSKIGDLQVPYTHIDVPRKHSSDEAAGMMEGLLDFGIAGIKKGLRFTGLSDDSQEKSPSHQVKDKASEKISPPQDIVRKPIQEHRDIATTSGHNENGAVPHLVKQHRVTSQDSMGRRAGSWPPQETGGESPEPEYEEAADLSTSIAKLRCLLQQRAETSQYRSEEIWWEGAEETRGRTQQHHSSRPVDTATLADEYDMNMERNSSPGQTSNNMQRLDKLFQRTVTGVFNSIKTAVGAEGAEGAEGEGAPRPRDWHYICTSPDLSVGGAVARLVGARRALGHVDSALDPLQPPATPPSPEVPPADFEEWCSSAGAGWSGACAVAGAAGLCRSHVAFRLATLLFADLAESLLASWLDELSAWLRQQVFVVFQQLSGEELDLTSKGGQLRPFDVEETCAAIVAVIPEVYVFSEESISAAVRLSVSSLRHKDLNKDLIFRALDLMVARFKHSAGITSSSFDAN; this comes from the exons ATGTTactgaaaagaaatatattagaaGAATTAACTATCATATCGTGTGGCGGCGCacttatttgtataatacttaattatgtcacaaatatttctCCTATAACCGGAATATGGtttcatttgtatttaattacagtCTTCGTGATTTCCGTGCTATTTAGCTTCAAATTTATTCAGTGGCTGTTACATCTGAACAAACcaattaaatatgatattgaGGGATTGGTTAAAAAGTATCCGTCACTTTCTTTTCTACCCGGAATTTTGCCTCGCACTGAAAGAAAGATATGTAAAGAACCGAAAGAATATGATATAAACGAACTCAGTATTATATCTACAGTGTTGGAAAGGAAATTGGTTTCGTCATGGTACATGACATATATTTCGCCTGAAATCGGCTTTCCTTTTGCTTGTAAACAAATGTTGGATCAAATGATTACCAAGACGTTTCAG ATATGTGAAAAAATTGATACTAAAGATGTTTATGTTGACATCTGTGCAGTACTAACAAGCCATTTAAAAGAGTATAACAAAGCATTGAAGAGACATGAGGAGTCACCAACCAACTCTGTGGAGTCATTGTACAAGAAAACTCACCCTATATCCAATCCATCTAATGAAAAGAAGTATGAATCAGCTGATCATTGTGTAAATTTGCTCCGTGTTGTATTAAAGGAACTTATTCCATGGGAATTATGGGATACCCCACAATCAGAAATCCTTGTTAGAGTGTTATCTAAAAAACTagacaattttattgatagtACATTAGCTGATCCAATATGGTTGAATGATAAGTTGCTATCAATAATAAAGGTCAacaaaaatgaagaaaaacttGAACCTCTGGTACAAGAAGAATCTAAAGAAACAGAAATTATTACTACTGAAGAAATATACACAGAAATCAATCCGTTATTCTCTAATGTAGAGCCTACTTCATTAAATATAGATCCAGTTCCAACTAAAAAATGTGTGGAAGAAGGAAAAGAAGAGTTTCAAGAGAGAATGGAGAGTATCATAGAAGAGAAAGCAGTTCAGAGTACAGAGCCAATGGACATCAAAGCATCTCCAATACTTAGACAGAGACGGGGTCGTCAGGGCAAGAATGAAGTTAAGATTTATGATAGAGTTATTGAAG GAAGCATGAAGACTTGGGAGACAGATATGGACCTGCAGTGTATCAGCCTGGGACAGGATCTACTGGCCAGTTTGGACGGGGAGATCACCCTCAGCAGGCTGTGGGGCCAGGATGTGGACCCTGATGGTAGCCCCAACCCACCAAGAGCTAAATCACCTCAGCCTTTTTGGTTTG GTGAAGAAGATGCAATAGAGTTAGAGTGTGGTGACAACAGCCCTCAGAAAGCGAGCGAGCCGAGTCCCGTAAAGAAGGAAAGCAGCCCCAAGCCGGCAGAACTCCTCAAGGACATCCAGAGCACGGTCCACCACGCCAAGTCCAAGATAGGAGACCTACAGGTCCCATACACACACATAGATGTGCCCCGCAAGCATTCCAGT GACGAGGCGGCCGGCATGATGGAGGGACTTTTGGACTTCGGCATCGCAGGTATCAAGAAAGGTCTGCGCTTCACCGGACTCAGTGATGACTCACAA GAGAAATCTCCATCGCATCAGGTCAAGGATAAGGCATCTGAGAAGATCTCTCCCCCGCAGGATATAGTTAGGAAACCTATACAGGAGCACAGGGATATTGCCACCACGTCTGGACACA ATGAAAATGGTGCCGTCCCACATTTGGTGAAGCAACATCGAGTGACATCACAGGACAGCAtg GGTAGACGAGCGGGCAGCTGGCCCCCACAGGAGACTGGGGGGGAGTCCCCGGAGCCCGAGTACGAGGAGGCGGCCGACCTGTCCACCAGCATCGCCAAGTTGCGGTGTCTGCTGCAGCAGCGCGCTGAGACCTCGCAGTACAG ATCTGAAGAGATCTGGTGGGAGGGCGCGGAGGAGACTCGCGGCAGGACGCAGCAGCATCACTCCTCGCGTCCTGTCGACACCGCCACCCTCGCCG ATGAGTACGACATGAACATGGAGAGAAATTCCTCACCGGGACAAACGTCTAACAACATGCAGCGCTTAGACAA GTTGTTCCAACGTACAGTGACGGGCGTGTTCAACTCTATAAAGACGGCTGTGGGCGCGGAGGGCGCAGAGGGAGCTGAAGGCGAGGGCGCGCCTCGGCCCCGAGACTGGCACTATATATGCACCTCGCCGGACCTCAGC GTGGGGGGTGCTGTGGCGAGGCTGGtgggggcgcggcgggcgctgGGCCACGTGGACTCAGCGCTGGACCCCCTGCAGCCCCCCGCCACTCCGCCCTCGCCCGAAGTGCCGCCCGCCGACTTCG AGGAGTGGTGCAGCAGCGCGGGCGCGGGGTGGAGCGGCGCGTGCGCAgtggcgggcgcggcgggccTGTGTCGCTCACACGTCGCCTTCCGCCTCGCCACGCTACTCTTTGCTG ACCTAGCGGAATCTCTGCTGGCGTCGTGGCTGGACGAGCTAAGCGCGTGGCTGCGGCAGCAGGTGTTCGTAGTGTTCCAGCAGCTGTCCGGTGAGGAGCTGGACCTCACCAGCAAGGGTGGTCAGCTGCGCCCCTTTGATGTTGAAGAGACGTGTGCCGCTATCGTGGCGGTTATCCCCG AGGTGTACGTGTTCAGCGAGGAGTCTATCTCAGCTGCAGTACGTCTCTCGGTGTCCAGTCTACGTCACAAGGACCTCAACAAGGACCTGATCTTCCGCGCCCTGGACCTCATGGTGGCGCGCTTCAAGCACTCCGCCGGCATCACCTCCAGCTCCTTCGATGCCAACTAA
- the LOC106715100 gene encoding uncharacterized protein LOC106715100 isoform X2: MLLKRNILEELTIISCGGALICIILNYVTNISPITGIWFHLYLITVFVISVLFSFKFIQWLLHLNKPIKYDIEGLVKKYPSLSFLPGILPRTERKICKEPKEYDINELSIISTVLERKLVSSWYMTYISPEIGFPFACKQMLDQMITKTFQICEKIDTKDVYVDICAVLTSHLKEYNKALKRHEESPTNSVESLYKKTHPISNPSNEKKYESADHCVNLLRVVLKELIPWELWDTPQSEILVRVLSKKLDNFIDSTLADPIWLNDKLLSIIKVNKNEEKLEPLVQEESKETEIITTEEIYTEINPLFSNVEPTSLNIDPVPTKKCVEEGKEEFQERMESIIEEKAVQSTEPMDIKASPILRQRRGRQGKNEVKIYDRVIEGSMKTWETDMDLQCISLGQDLLASLDGEITLSRLWGQDVDPDGSPNPPRAKSPQPFWFGEEDAIELECGDNSPQKASEPSPVKKESSPKPAELLKDIQSTVHHAKSKIGDLQVPYTHIDVPRKHSSDEAAGMMEGLLDFGIAGIKKGLRFTGLSDDSQEKSPSHQVKDKASEKISPPQDIVRKPIQEHRDIATTSGHNENGAVPHLVKQHRVTSQDSMVSQGRRAGSWPPQETGGESPEPEYEEAADLSTSIAKLRCLLQQRAETSQSEEIWWEGAEETRGRTQQHHSSRPVDTATLADEYDMNMERNSSPGQTSNNMQRLDKLFQRTVTGVFNSIKTAVGAEGAEGAEGEGAPRPRDWHYICTSPDLSVGGAVARLVGARRALGHVDSALDPLQPPATPPSPEVPPADFEEWCSSAGAGWSGACAVAGAAGLCRSHVAFRLATLLFADLAESLLASWLDELSAWLRQQVFVVFQQLSGEELDLTSKGGQLRPFDVEETCAAIVAVIPEVYVFSEESISAAVRLSVSSLRHKDLNKDLIFRALDLMVARFKHSAGITSSSFDAN; encoded by the exons ATGTTactgaaaagaaatatattagaaGAATTAACTATCATATCGTGTGGCGGCGCacttatttgtataatacttaattatgtcacaaatatttctCCTATAACCGGAATATGGtttcatttgtatttaattacagtCTTCGTGATTTCCGTGCTATTTAGCTTCAAATTTATTCAGTGGCTGTTACATCTGAACAAACcaattaaatatgatattgaGGGATTGGTTAAAAAGTATCCGTCACTTTCTTTTCTACCCGGAATTTTGCCTCGCACTGAAAGAAAGATATGTAAAGAACCGAAAGAATATGATATAAACGAACTCAGTATTATATCTACAGTGTTGGAAAGGAAATTGGTTTCGTCATGGTACATGACATATATTTCGCCTGAAATCGGCTTTCCTTTTGCTTGTAAACAAATGTTGGATCAAATGATTACCAAGACGTTTCAG ATATGTGAAAAAATTGATACTAAAGATGTTTATGTTGACATCTGTGCAGTACTAACAAGCCATTTAAAAGAGTATAACAAAGCATTGAAGAGACATGAGGAGTCACCAACCAACTCTGTGGAGTCATTGTACAAGAAAACTCACCCTATATCCAATCCATCTAATGAAAAGAAGTATGAATCAGCTGATCATTGTGTAAATTTGCTCCGTGTTGTATTAAAGGAACTTATTCCATGGGAATTATGGGATACCCCACAATCAGAAATCCTTGTTAGAGTGTTATCTAAAAAACTagacaattttattgatagtACATTAGCTGATCCAATATGGTTGAATGATAAGTTGCTATCAATAATAAAGGTCAacaaaaatgaagaaaaacttGAACCTCTGGTACAAGAAGAATCTAAAGAAACAGAAATTATTACTACTGAAGAAATATACACAGAAATCAATCCGTTATTCTCTAATGTAGAGCCTACTTCATTAAATATAGATCCAGTTCCAACTAAAAAATGTGTGGAAGAAGGAAAAGAAGAGTTTCAAGAGAGAATGGAGAGTATCATAGAAGAGAAAGCAGTTCAGAGTACAGAGCCAATGGACATCAAAGCATCTCCAATACTTAGACAGAGACGGGGTCGTCAGGGCAAGAATGAAGTTAAGATTTATGATAGAGTTATTGAAG GAAGCATGAAGACTTGGGAGACAGATATGGACCTGCAGTGTATCAGCCTGGGACAGGATCTACTGGCCAGTTTGGACGGGGAGATCACCCTCAGCAGGCTGTGGGGCCAGGATGTGGACCCTGATGGTAGCCCCAACCCACCAAGAGCTAAATCACCTCAGCCTTTTTGGTTTG GTGAAGAAGATGCAATAGAGTTAGAGTGTGGTGACAACAGCCCTCAGAAAGCGAGCGAGCCGAGTCCCGTAAAGAAGGAAAGCAGCCCCAAGCCGGCAGAACTCCTCAAGGACATCCAGAGCACGGTCCACCACGCCAAGTCCAAGATAGGAGACCTACAGGTCCCATACACACACATAGATGTGCCCCGCAAGCATTCCAGT GACGAGGCGGCCGGCATGATGGAGGGACTTTTGGACTTCGGCATCGCAGGTATCAAGAAAGGTCTGCGCTTCACCGGACTCAGTGATGACTCACAA GAGAAATCTCCATCGCATCAGGTCAAGGATAAGGCATCTGAGAAGATCTCTCCCCCGCAGGATATAGTTAGGAAACCTATACAGGAGCACAGGGATATTGCCACCACGTCTGGACACA ATGAAAATGGTGCCGTCCCACATTTGGTGAAGCAACATCGAGTGACATCACAGGACAGCAtg GTGTCGCAGGGTAGACGAGCGGGCAGCTGGCCCCCACAGGAGACTGGGGGGGAGTCCCCGGAGCCCGAGTACGAGGAGGCGGCCGACCTGTCCACCAGCATCGCCAAGTTGCGGTGTCTGCTGCAGCAGCGCGCTGAGACCTCGCA ATCTGAAGAGATCTGGTGGGAGGGCGCGGAGGAGACTCGCGGCAGGACGCAGCAGCATCACTCCTCGCGTCCTGTCGACACCGCCACCCTCGCCG ATGAGTACGACATGAACATGGAGAGAAATTCCTCACCGGGACAAACGTCTAACAACATGCAGCGCTTAGACAA GTTGTTCCAACGTACAGTGACGGGCGTGTTCAACTCTATAAAGACGGCTGTGGGCGCGGAGGGCGCAGAGGGAGCTGAAGGCGAGGGCGCGCCTCGGCCCCGAGACTGGCACTATATATGCACCTCGCCGGACCTCAGC GTGGGGGGTGCTGTGGCGAGGCTGGtgggggcgcggcgggcgctgGGCCACGTGGACTCAGCGCTGGACCCCCTGCAGCCCCCCGCCACTCCGCCCTCGCCCGAAGTGCCGCCCGCCGACTTCG AGGAGTGGTGCAGCAGCGCGGGCGCGGGGTGGAGCGGCGCGTGCGCAgtggcgggcgcggcgggccTGTGTCGCTCACACGTCGCCTTCCGCCTCGCCACGCTACTCTTTGCTG ACCTAGCGGAATCTCTGCTGGCGTCGTGGCTGGACGAGCTAAGCGCGTGGCTGCGGCAGCAGGTGTTCGTAGTGTTCCAGCAGCTGTCCGGTGAGGAGCTGGACCTCACCAGCAAGGGTGGTCAGCTGCGCCCCTTTGATGTTGAAGAGACGTGTGCCGCTATCGTGGCGGTTATCCCCG AGGTGTACGTGTTCAGCGAGGAGTCTATCTCAGCTGCAGTACGTCTCTCGGTGTCCAGTCTACGTCACAAGGACCTCAACAAGGACCTGATCTTCCGCGCCCTGGACCTCATGGTGGCGCGCTTCAAGCACTCCGCCGGCATCACCTCCAGCTCCTTCGATGCCAACTAA